TTTTACCGGGTTTTGTCTGCTCACCACCGTCGTTTGTACATTGGCCAGTGCAGCCGCTTCGGCACTCAACTGGATGGCATCGGGATCTATCGAGGCATCGCCCGTGCCGGTAGTCTGAAGGGGTATCAAATCCATCCCGCATAGAGGGCAGTCACCAGGTTCATCCATCCTGATCTGCGGATGCATCGAGCAGGTCCAGATGGTTGATTCAGCTTCATGATCATGTGCTTCTTCCACCGCAGCCGTTTGCTGTGGCGATTGCTTCCGGTTGCCGCCGGAGAATAGTAGCCAGCCGAGAAACAAGCCGGCCAGCAGGATCAATCCGTACCTGAAGTAAGGCTGATTGGTGATTTCTCTTATTTTATTCTTATCCATTATTATAGCTTTGTTTAATTGTTTGATTTGTCGAAGGAACGCAATTTTCGAATGGACGCCACCCTGGTGTTGTATTCGGCGATGGCTTCGGCCTCCCGCAGCTGGTACTCGAGCAGCTGCCTTTGCACCTGGATCACGTTGGTGAGATCACTCTTTGCCGATATAAACTCCTGCACCACCAACTGATAGGTTGTCCGTGCCAGTTGTTCCTGTTTCCGGTAAAGCGTAATCTTCCGCTCCGCATCATCAAGCTGGTGTTTCAGCCTGAAAAGGTCCGACTGAAGCATGTTCAACGTGTTGTTGTACTTCTCACGGGCCAATTGCCACAGAAAACGACTCTCGCGTTGCTGTGCCTTGTATTTATTCCGATAAAGTGGAATGGAGATGGAAACCATCGGCATGATCATATCCATGCCAGTCATTTCCGGTTCCATTCCCTGCTCCATCTGCGCTGTCGCACTTTCGTCTATCAGCATGTACTGCAGTCCGATGCCGAACATGGGATAACTCATTTTTTTTTTCATCTCACCTTTTGCCCGATAGGCCTGTTCTTCTTCGACCAGCATGTCCAGCATAGGGTTCCGGTTTTCAATCTCGCTCATGGTAACACCTTCATCAAAGAAAAAAGGTACTTTTGCGATGGAGTCGGGCAGGATGACTTCCCTGTCGGCAGAACGGTTCAACAACGCATTGAATATCGCTTTTTCGGCTGCAATCTCCGAGAGGATGCTCTCGATGTTGTTTTCGATCTCAGCCATCTCCAGTTGCACGCGGAGCACATCTGACATACCCGGGGCAGTGTTTCCCATTCCAGATGATATCCCTGATGAAGATGAGGAGACCTTGCGCAGGGCCAGCTCCTCCAGTTGCTTCAGCAGTTGCAGGTTCTCGCGGTTGTTCCGCAGCTGTTGCACCAACGTGGAGAGGAGATACCACTGGGTATATACCTCGAGGTAGAGGTTGTCCCTTGTCTCCGTGAATCGGGCATACGCCATTCTGGCCATATGCGTAGCTTCGGTCTGCGCAGCTTTTTTGGTGCCGAACCAGGGGAACATCTGCATCAGGGTGAAATCGGCTATCTGGCGCCCCCCCACAATATCCATCGGCTTCAGGAAAAAGCCGATGTCCAGCCTGGGATCGGACCAGGCACCGGCCTGCGGCACCTTTTCCAATGATGCCTTATAGGCCAGGAAATCGGCATTCAGACCGGGATTGTTCATCGCCGCTGTTTCCAGGTAACGGTCGAGTGAATCGGGTGTTTGTGCCATTAGAAGGTGGGGACCCATGAGTCCCAGCACCACCAGGAGGAGGCCGAAGAGGTTATATGGTTTCATAATCTGTCGTTTTAGCTTGTTGTTTTTCTTTTTTCCGGATCGCGCCTTCCCGCCACCAGCATTGAAGGATGGGTACGATAAACATGGTCATCGACTGGATCAGCATCCCGCCAAAGGTGGGGATAGACATGGGAATCATGATCTCGGATCCCTTGCCCGTGGAAGTCAGCACCGGCAGGAGTGCAATCAGCGTGGTGGCAGTGGTCATCACTGCCGGGCGGACCCTCTTTAAACCAGCGTGGACAACCGCTTCCCTGATCTCCTCCCTTGTCTGCGGGTCTCTTTCCAGGAAGGTATCGTGGATATAGGTTCCCATCAGCACCCCATCATCAGTGGCAATGCCAAAGAGGGCGATAAACCCTACCCACACGGCAATACTGAGGTTGATGGGATGCATGCTGAACATATCACGGATATTGACACCGGCAACCGAAAAATTCATAAACCACGGTTCACCGTACAGCCATAGAAGGATGAATCCTCCGGACAGTGCGACGAAAACCCCCGAAAAGTGAATCAGCGAGGCAGTCACCGTTTTGAACTGAAAATAGAGGATGAGCAGGATGATGAGCAAAGCAATAGGTATAATGATCATCAGTCGCTTTGAAGCACGGGCCTGCTGTTCGTAGTTGCCGGCGAAGGTATAGGAGACCCCATGGGGCAGGTTGATCTCACCGTTGCGCAGTTTCGCCTGTAACATCGCATCGGCCTCTTTCACCACATCTACCTCGGCCTTGCCAACCACCTTGTCAAAAATCACATAACCTACCAGGAACGTATTTTCACTCTGGATCATCTGAGCACCGCGGGTATATTCGATCTCCGCCACTTCTCCCAATGGTATCTGCGCCCCGGTTGCTGTGGGTATAATCAGCCGCGCCAACTCATCGGGGTTCTCTCTCAGTTCACGCGGATAGCGCAAGCGTACGGGAAAACGCTCACGTCCCTCAACCGTGGTTGTTAACGGCATGCCTCCTACTGCCGCCCCAATCACATCCTGCAGGTCGGCCACCGTGATACCGTATCGGGCCATATGCTGCCGGTTCAGCTTGATTTCGATGTAAGGGGCTCCCACAGCGCGGTCGTAGAATACAGTGGAAGAGAGGACAGAAGGCACCTGTTTCAAAGCGGCTTCCAGTATCTTGCCACCTTGCTCGATCGACTCCAGGTCGGGCCCCGACACCTTCACACCCATCGGTGCACGCATGCCGGTAGAGAGCATCACGGTACGTGCTTCAATGGGTTGCAGCTTCGGTGCCGATGTCAGGCCGGCGATATGAGATACATTGATGATCTCCTGCCAGATGTCATCTTCATTCCTAATTTCAGGACGCCATTGCCTGAAGTAATCACCCCTTCTGTCGGGAACCAGGCTATCCACGGGTATGAGCCTGAATCCCTCTTCCGGATCATAGGTTGTCTGGTCGATCAGGATAAATTCTCCTTTCCGGTTGACCTTGAAACGTTGCCGGTTACCGTCTTCATCCAGGATATATTCGGGACGGTAGATGATCGTGTTCTCGAACATCTGGGTTGGTGCCGGATCGAGTGCCGAATTGACCCGTCCCCATTTGCCGACGGTCGTCTCCACTTCCGGAATATGGCTGATTCGCTTGTCCAGTATTTCAATATATTGCTGGTTCTGCTCAATCCCCGTATGGGGCATGCTGGTTGGCATCAGCAGGAAGGATCCCTCGTTGAGGCTGGGCATAAACTCCTGTCCGATTCCCGGAAAACGGTGACTGGCTGTCTGCCAGAAACCGGTCTGTCGGAAAGTACCCCAACCCACTGTTTCAAAACCTTTTGCCACCATACCGAATGTCTTGTCGAAACCCATCCAGATGACCAGTCCAAAAAGTACCGTTGCGATAGGCAGTGTCATGAACTTCCACCGGTTGGCCAGGCTCCAACGCAGAATCTTTTCATAATAGATCACCAACAGCCAGAGAAGCGAGAGAATGAGCGCGATAATCAGGATCACGAACAACAGGTTGCGGGGTAGACCTGTCTGTGTGCCCATGGGCAGCCATTCCATCGTTAGCAGGTAGACTACCGCCAGCAGGGAAATCCCGATATTGAGGAAAGTGGGTATTCGCGGGTTCTTCCACCGTGGGGCAAACAAGTTGTTCAGTGCGAACAGTGTGAATGCAATATAAAGGCCGTAGCCGGTGACAATTACCAGCGTCATGCCGGCAACAGCCAACAAGATATTGGCCCATTGGAGTACTTTCTTGGAAGTGATCCTGATTGAGAAGATGTAATAGAAGAGTGTGGGGAGTACTGCGATTCCAAGGAGGTAGGCGGAGATGAGTGCGAAGGTCTTGGTAAAGGCCAACGGCGTGAAGAGTTTGCCCTCCTGAGCTTCCAGAAAAAAGACAGGGAGGAAACTGACGACAGTGGTGAGCTGCGCGGTGAGCACTGCTCCCGATACTTCACTTACACTCGTGTATATCAGATTGGTGAACGCTTTTCCCTTTCGAATGCCCTTGTTCTCCTCCATCTCCATGTGTCGGATGATGTTCTCGACAAAGACCACACCGATATCAATCATAATCCCGATGGCGATGGCGATACCCGATAATGCCACTATATTAGCATCAATGCCCGCATATCGCATGATGATAAAAGCAGCCAGCACCCCCACGGGAAGTATACTGGAGATAACGATCGATGCCCTGAGGTTCAAAATGATAACGATGACCACGATTATGGCAATGAGCGTCTCATGGGTCAGCGCGGTCTCCAGCGTGCCGATGGTCTCATGGATCACGCTGGTCCTGTCGTAAAACGGAACGACGGTGACTTTCGAGACGGTGCCGTCAGGCAGTATCTTCTGGGGTAATCCGGCTTCCATTTCCGAGATCTTCTCCTTCACATTGTTGATCACCTCCAGCGGATTGGATCCGTAACGTGCCACAACCACGCCACCTACAGCTTCCACACCTTCCTTGTCGAGGCCGCCGCGCCGCGTTGCAGGGCCGAGATTGACAAAGGCCACATCTTTGATTTTTATCGGCACTCCATTGCGGACCGTAATGACCGCCTCTTCGAGATCTGATACATTTTTGATGTATCCCAGCCCACGGACGAGGTATTCTACCTTATTAACCTCCACCGTCTCTGCACCAATATCGAGATTGCTCTTCTGTATGGCATTCATCACATCCATGATGGAGAGGTTGTAGGCGCGCATGGAGTTCGGGTTGATCTCCACCTGGTATTCTTTCACAAAGCCACCTACAGAGGCCACTTCGGCCACACCCTCAGCCGATGAAAGCGTATACTTTGCGTAGAAATCCTGAACGGTTCTCAACTCGTCGGGACCCCAACCACCGGTGGGTTCACCCGTATCGGGATTTCTGCCTTCCAGCGTGTACCAGTATATCTGGCCCAGGGCAGTTGCATCGGGTCCCAGGCTGGGTTGTACTCCTTCGGGTAATGTTCCCGATGGCAGTGAATTCAATTTTTCCAGAATGCGCGAACGACTCCAGTAGAATTCGATCTCCTCATCAAATATGATGTAGATAAACGACATCCCGAACATGGAGGTACTGCGGATGGTCTTTACACCGGGAATACCGAGCAGTGAGGTGGTCAGCGGATAGGTGATCTGATCCTGGATATCTTTGGGTGAGCGCCCCATCCACTCTGTGGCAACGATCTGTTGGTTGTCACCCAGGTCGGGGATGGCATCCACAGGCACCGGATCACGTGGCAACAGGCTATACCAGTTAAAGGGAGCCGTGGAGATGCCCCATACGATGATCACGAGGAGTAACAACATTGTGATCAGCCTATTGTGTAACAGGTAATGAATAACTTTTTGAAGCATGATGAAATATTTTGATTTGTACACATGAGGAATTGATCCTGCAATTGGGATTACAAGTATGACACAAGGGGTGGTTGCCTCTCAGCAACCCGGACAAATCAAAGTCGGTAGATACAGATCAGGGTGAGCAAGTTGGTGGTGAGCCTGCCCAAACCGGCAGGTGGGTAGAGTTGCAGCAGAGGTTGGGGTTCGTCGGGAAGAACCTGATGGAGGAGCGACCGGATCACTGCCCAGAGGGGAACGGTGACGGGTGTCTGGCTGCGATGGTTCTGCTGATCAACCTCGTGACTGAAATCATCCGTGGAGAGTTCCAGCGACTGGAAGTCACAGCAATCGGCATGATAGGTAGAAAAAGCAGGAGAGTTTTCCGGTGTAGCCGTCTCCGGAATGTCACAGCAGGTCAAAGGTGCAACCTCTTCAACCAGGGAGACAGAGAAGAGGTTACCTCCGCAGAGATGCAGCGAGAGCACCGGCTGGATGCCGGTCAGCAGCATGATCATTGTCAGCAGTATGGCGACTCCTTTTCTCATTTTTTATGCACTGAATCTTCGGTGAAAGAACAAATATAACAAATTCAAAACAAATTCTTCCCATAATTGTTTCAAAAAACGGCTTTAATAAATCAAAAGGGTAGGCAATTCATAGTATCTCGAATGAAACATAACACCTCAATCCGCAGGAAAAATGAAATATAAAAAGTAGAATGCAGCTACTATTTGGGATCAACGGTATGCGGGCAATGAATATATCTGTGGCATGGAGTTCAATCTCTCCTTATTCACTCACGAAGAGCCGCTTGCTGGAGAAAAGAGGATCGCAGGTAAAATTAATTTTCAATTTCCGGAGACCTGCTTCATCCCCGGGTGTGGGGATGTGAGAGGAGTGCATCTCACAGTTGTTCAACTCGGTGAGCTTGTGCAGGGCCATTTGAGCTGCAGGGTTTGATATCGCACTGATGGAGAGGGCAATCAACGTCTCTTCCACATCCAGGCTGACATTTTTACCGTTCAGGATATTCTTCTTCAGATGCGTGACCGAGTCAATGATGTTCTCCGGAAGGAGGATCATACTGTCGGGCAACCCGGCCAGATGTTTGGTCGCATTGAGAATCATGCTGGAGGAGGCGTGCAGCAAAGTGGAGTTCTTACCTGTGACAATGGTACCGTCATGCAATTCAATGGCAGCACCGCAATAGATGCCGCCATACCCCTTCTCGTTGAGTTCGGCATCTTTCGCTGCCCGGCGGGCGGGCTCAACCACCAGACGGTCTTCATCTTTGGCCCCTACTTTGTCCATGATCTCGGTGTTGCGGTTCACCGTATCTTTCCCAGCTCTTCCCGTGGCATATTCCACGAAACTTCTCAGGTGTCGGCGAATAATCTCCTGATAGGCAGCATCCTGACATATCTTGTCGTCGATGATCCCTGAACTGATACGGTTCACACCCATATCGGTGGGAGACAAGTAGACCGATGTTGACCCGGTGATCTTTTCCAGCATCTTTTTCAACAACCCAAACGCCTCTATGTCTCGGTTGTAGTTCACAACTTTCACGCCATAGGCTTTCAGGTGATGCGTATCAATCATGTTCACATCCCTCAGATCGGCTGTTGCCGCTTCGTAGGCAACGTTCACCAAATGATCGGCCGGCAGATCCCATACAGGAAAAGTTTCAAATTTGGCGTACCCGGCTTTCAGTCCCTTTTTGATGTCGTGGTATAAATTGCCCAGTGCGGTAGCCAGCTTGCCACTTCCCGGACCGGGTCCGGTCAGTACGACAATCGGCTTCGTGGTTTCGATGTATTCGTTGGCACCATATCCCTCGTCGCTGACAATCAGCTCCACATTCTTGGGATACCCTTTGGTGGGGTGGTGCAGGTAAACCCTGATTCCTTTCAGTTCAAGCTTGTTCTTGAATACAGTAGCAGCAGGCTGACCCTCAAAACGGGTGATCACCACCGCGGCCACATGAATCCCGTACCATTTCAGGTCATCAATGCTTTTCAGTACATCCACATCGTAGGTGATTCCAAAATCGGCCCTGATCTTGTTTCTTTCGATGTCTCCGGCAAAAACGCACATGATGACATCTACCTGATCCTTGAGGTTCTGCAACAAACGAATCTTCACGTTCGGGGCAAAGCCCGGCAGCACACGCGACGCATGGTAATCGTACAGGATTTTACCTCCAAATTCAAGGTATAATTTATCGCTAAACTGATTGACTCTTTCCAGGATAGCTTTGCTCTGTTCCTGTAGGTATTTCTCGTTGTCAAAACCTATACGACTTGTTTGTTCCATCTTCCCGAATCTTCCATTCCTAAATTCGGAATCAAAATTACCAAAATTGCGGGGGGATTGAAAGCATTTCGTTGGCTTTTTCGAAATAATCTTTCAACCTGCTCCGGATGCAGTAACTTGAGGCGTCATTTCTGCCCGATCCCGTGGTAGGCGAAACCAAGAGAAGTCAGTTCCGGGCCATTGTAGATGTTGCGGCCGTCTATCACCACGTGGCACCGCATGATCTTCTTCAAAACGTCCCAGTTTGGCAGGCGGAATTCTTTCCACTCGGTGGGTACGATCAATGCATCTGCATCGAGCGCCGCATCGTAGATGTCATTGGCGTAGTAGACAGCATCACCCAGTAGGTGGCGAGCCTCTTCAATTGCTGCCGGATCGTAGGTGCGGATAGTGACACCGGCATCAAGCAGGCTGCGGATCAGTGTGAGTGAGGGAGCATCACGTACGTCATCGGTCTCCGGCTTAAAGGAGAGCCCCCAGACGGCAACCGTCAGCCCCTTCAGCTCTCCGTTAAAATGTTTTGCAAACTTCTCAAAGAGGATGTTTTTCTGTTGGTTGTTCACCTCCTCCACCGCCTTGAGCAGTTTCATCTCATAACCTACCCCCTCGGCCACGCTGATTAGGGCGCGTATATCCTTAGGGAAACAGCTGCCGCCGTAACCGCACCCGGGGTAGAGAAAGCTGCGTCCGATGCGGGAGTCACTACCCATGCCCCGTCGCACCATGTTCACGTCGGCTCCCACCCGCTCGCAGAGGTTGGCAATGTCGTTCATGAAGCTGATACGCGTGGCCAGCATCGCGTTGGAGGCATATTTGGTCATCTCTGAGGAGAGGATGTCCATGAAGATTACCCGGAAGTTGTTGAGCAGGAAGGGGCGGTATAGCTTCGTCATCAGCTCTTTGGCCCGTTCGCTCTCCACGCCCACCACCACACGGTCGGGGCTCATGAAGTCATTGATGGCGGCACCCTCTTTCAGGAACTCAGGATTGGAGGCTACATCGAAAAACAGGTCCTGCAGTCCCCTGTTGTCGAGTCGCTGCCGCACCAGGTCACGGATGCGGTGTGAGGTACCCACCGGCACGGTGCTTTTGGTGACAATCAGCAAAGGTTTGGTAATGTGATCTGCTATGGTCTCAGCAACCTTCATCACATAGGAGAGATCGGCGTTGCCCCCCTCGTCGGAAGGTGTTCCCACAGCGATAAAAACGATTGACATTTGGTTGATCACCGATGAAAGATCAGTGGTGAAGTGAAGTCGCTCCGCCTCGCGGTTCCGTTCTACAATCCTGTTGAGTCCGGGCTCATAGATGGGAATCACGCCCTGATTCAATCCTTCTATCTTTTTCCGGTCGATGTCAACGCAGGTTACATCCACACCCATCTCCGCAAAGCAGGCACCTGAGACCAGTCCCACGTACCCCGTTCCAACTACAGCAATTTTCATATTATGTTTCTCTTTTCTTTGTATGCATTCACAAGGTTAGAATTACCTGCTTACAACTGATAAGTGACAGCCGACAGCTGTTTCCTCAGGTTATTCACCGGGTAGAGCACCGTGAGGATTCCGATCAGGCTCACCACACCAAAGACCACCAGCAGGTCAACAAAATTCACGATCACAGGATAGGCATCGATGATGTAGGCGCCCGGCACATTGCTCAGGCGCAACAGGCCAAAGTGCTGCTGGAGGAGGCAGAGCGCGAGTCCCGCCACCATTCCGCTGATGATGCCGATAAAGGTGATGAGCCAACCTTCGTAAAGGAAGATACGGGCCACGAGGCGATTGGAAGCACCCATATGCTGCAGGCTGCGGATGTCGGCTCGCTTTTCAACGATCAGCATGGAGAGAGACCCCACGACATTGAAAACGGCAATCAGCAGAATAAAAACCAGAATCAGGAAGGTGACCCATTTCTCGATCTGAAGCATCCGGAACGACTCACGTTGTTGCTCATAGCGATCCTCCACCAGAAAATCATCACCCAGGAATCGTTCAATTTGCTTTTTTGTTTTCTTCACCGACGCATCGGCAGTAAGCATGATATCGAGGGAGGTGACCTCATCCTCATAGCTGAAGAGCTCACGCGCCAGAGAGATGGGGATGATGGCCATCTGCTCATCCACTTCCGGCTGGTTAAGGGTGAAAACACCCCCAATCTGTGCATATCCAATCCTGAATGCGGCTGATGGGTTGGCCAGATTGACCCGTGCATCACGTCGCGGAGCATAGATCTCCACAGGGTTGATGAAGCCGGGGCGGGCACCTAGCGTGGCGGCTAATCCCGCGCCAAGCGTTGTGTAGTTGACCACATCTTCCTGCAGGCGAAAGGCACCATCCACCATAAGCCGTTCCATGTCGGTCATCAGACGAAACTCCTCGGGCACTCCTTTCACCCGTACCGGTACCTGCTGATCCTCGAACTTGAACAATGCATTTTCTTCAAGCGACTCGGAAACGGTCATTATCGTCGGGAGCTGTAACAACTTGTCAAATGCAGGAGTGTTGTAACTGAATACTTTCCCTTCCCTTGCCGTAATCTTGAGATGGGGGTCAAAGGCACTGAAGAGTCCCTCCACGATACCCCCGAAACCATTAAAGACAGAAAGCACCGTCACCATGGCCATGGTGGCAATGGCAATGCCGCAAACAGAGATGGCGGAGATCACATTGATGGCATTGTGTGATTTCCGGGCAAAAAGATACCGGCGCGCTATGAATAGGGATAGATTCAATCTGCCTGGTTAATCGTTTTTAAGCAATCGGTCAATGTTCTCGATATAGTCGAGCGAGTCGTCCAGGTGAAAGGTGAGTTCGGGTATCACCCGCAGCTGCTTACCCACCCGCTTTCCCAGGTCGTAACGCAATGACTTCACGTTGTCGTTGATATTGGTGATCAGCGTCTCTGCATTTTCTGAGGGGAAGATGCTGAGATAGGCGTGTGCAATACCCAGGTCGGGGGAGACCCTCACGTTGGTCACCGAGATGAAGACGCCATGCATCTTCTTTGTTTCCAGCAGGAAGATCTCGCTCAGTTCTTTCTGGATCAACCGGTTTATTTTCTGTTGTCTGTTCGATTCCATCATGTTTTATTTTTTCCTGATCAGCGTCAATCCGTCGCGGAGAGGTATGATCACCTTCTCTACACGGCTGTCGGCTGCCAGTCGTTCGTTAAACTCCTGTATCCCCAGTGTCTGCCTGTCGGCTGATCCTGCTGTTTCAAGCACCTTGCCATGCCAGAGGGTATTGTCAGCCAGGAGAAACCCACCCTTTTTGACCTTCGGCAGTGTTGCCTCATAGACCGACCAATAGTTCCGCTTGTCTCCATCGATGAAGGCCAGATCGAAGGAATCATCTTCAAACTGCGGCAGCAGCTCTTCCGCATCTCCAATGTGAAGTGTAATGCGCTCCCCATGTTTTGAGCGCTTGAAATTGCGACGAATCATCTCCTCCAGCTCATCATCGATCTCGATGGTATGCAACTCGGCTCCCTCCTCCAGTCCCTCGGCGATGCAGAGTGCCGAATAGCCGGTATAGGTGCCAATCTCAAGCACACGGGAGGGACCTATCATCTGCACCAGCATTTTCAACACCCTACCCTGGAGATGTCCCGAAACCATATAACCGTGCAGCAGCTTCAGATGTGTTTCACGGTGAATCTCCCGCAACAGTTCAGGCTCCTCATCGATGTGACGAAGCAGATACGCATCCATGGGATCGGTATTGATCATATGCCCTGCAAAGAACTTGCTATGGATTACTCGGTGTAATCCGGCAGGTTATACTTCTCCTTCGCTTCCATGATGCGCCATGCCTCGATGATCTCCAGGTAGGTTGTTCCTCCCACTTCACCAAAGCTACCGCCCAGGTAGGCCACACGATCTTTGCGTTCAATCAGTCCCCTCTCCAGCAAGCGCTTGATGGCAGCCACAAAGTATGCTCTACGGCTCTCCTTGGTGTTGCCATCACCCTTACCCTGTTGATACTCTGCCCATACACCATATGAAAGCGCCAGCTCCCGAGCGAGTCGCTCAGAGGTGGCAATGGCATATACAGTGCTCTTGCCGCGGAAGGCTGCCAGCACGCGTGCCGTACGTCCGGTATGACTGTCGGTCACGATTGCCTTTACGTTCATCCGCATAGTAGCTTTAACCGCCTGTTTGGCTAAGAACTCAGTCACCTCACGGTCATCATATTGCACGTATGGCACCCTGATGTCGTTCTCAGCCAGCTTGGTCTTCTCAGCTTCGTAAGCAGTTTTGGTCATGGTGCGCACCGCCTCAACAGGATACTTGCCATAAGCGGTCTCACCACTGAGCATCACAGCATCGGTACGGTAATAGATGGCGTTGGCGATATCGGTGATCTCCGCCCTTGTGGGACGAGGGTTGTGAATCATGGAGTGAAGCATCTGCGTGGCCACGATCACCGGCTTCTTGTGTTGTACTGCCTGTTTGATCAGCACCCGCTGAATGCCGGGGATCTTCTCCTGCGGCACTTCGATGCCCAGGTCGCCACGGGCAACCATGATGCCGAAGGCCACATCCAGGATCTCATCGGCATTGTCCACGCCCTCCTGGTTCTCAATC
This genomic window from Dysgonomonadaceae bacterium zrk40 contains:
- a CDS encoding class I SAM-dependent methyltransferase, whose amino-acid sequence is MINTDPMDAYLLRHIDEEPELLREIHRETHLKLLHGYMVSGHLQGRVLKMLVQMIGPSRVLEIGTYTGYSALCIAEGLEEGAELHTIEIDDELEEMIRRNFKRSKHGERITLHIGDAEELLPQFEDDSFDLAFIDGDKRNYWSVYEATLPKVKKGGFLLADNTLWHGKVLETAGSADRQTLGIQEFNERLAADSRVEKVIIPLRDGLTLIRKK
- the pyk gene encoding pyruvate kinase, translated to MLKQTKIIATISDKRCDVPFLRELFEAGMNVVRLNSAHLDEEGFLKIINNTREVSNRIAILVDTKGPEIRTTVAENPIDLKTGDQVKIVGNPAGISTRETICISYPNITEEMKVGDDILIDDGEIDLKVIAVTPGYLLCSAQNDGTVGSRKSVNIPGVRISLPAITERDREFIALSVKHDVDFIAHSFVRSKADVIAVQEILDELKSPIKIIAKIENQEGVDNADEILDVAFGIMVARGDLGIEVPQEKIPGIQRVLIKQAVQHKKPVIVATQMLHSMIHNPRPTRAEITDIANAIYYRTDAVMLSGETAYGKYPVEAVRTMTKTAYEAEKTKLAENDIRVPYVQYDDREVTEFLAKQAVKATMRMNVKAIVTDSHTGRTARVLAAFRGKSTVYAIATSERLARELALSYGVWAEYQQGKGDGNTKESRRAYFVAAIKRLLERGLIERKDRVAYLGGSFGEVGGTTYLEIIEAWRIMEAKEKYNLPDYTE